One segment of Dehalogenimonas sp. THU2 DNA contains the following:
- the rplK gene encoding 50S ribosomal protein L11 translates to MAKKIKAIVKLQIPAGKANPAPPIGPALGQHGVNIMGFCKEYNERTASMEGTVVPVEITIFDDRSFSFVTKTPPATDLLKKAAGVPKGAGNAGHNEPPVITRAKLREIAQMKMKDLNAVDVTGAERIIEGSARSMGIKVK, encoded by the coding sequence TTGGCTAAAAAAATTAAGGCAATAGTAAAGCTGCAAATCCCGGCGGGTAAGGCTAATCCGGCACCCCCGATCGGTCCGGCGCTAGGTCAGCACGGCGTCAATATCATGGGCTTCTGCAAGGAATACAACGAGCGTACCGCCTCCATGGAAGGCACGGTGGTACCGGTAGAGATCACCATCTTCGATGACCGGTCGTTTTCCTTCGTCACCAAGACCCCCCCGGCTACCGACCTGCTCAAGAAAGCCGCCGGTGTACCCAAGGGCGCCGGCAACGCGGGACATAATGAACCGCCGGTGATTACCCGCGCTAAATTGCGTGAGATCGCCCAGATGAAGATGAAAGACCTGAACGCTGTAGATGTAACCGGCGCCGAACGCATTATTGAAGGTTCAGCCC